A stretch of DNA from Candidatus Neomarinimicrobiota bacterium:
AAAGTAGCATTAAAGAATAACTTTAAAAATATTGCCATATACTCTGATAGTGAATTACTTGTGAAACAAATCAACGGCGAGTATAAAGTGAAGGCGAAAAATTTAATTCCGTTGAAAGAGCAAGTAGATTCAGCTCTCGCTAAAGTAGAGAATTATTCGCTTGAGTGGATACCCCGCGAGCAAAATAGAGCCGCGGATAGTCTTGCTAAGAACGGAACCAAATTATAGTTCTACAATTTCTTTAACTAACGATTATAAGGCAATAATATATAGGTAGTTATGACACAGGGAAAAGCACATAAATACGGTGATGACAATATAGATACCGATCGCATAATTCCGGCGAGGCATTGTATCACGGTGGACCCTATGAAGCTTGCGGAACACTGTCTTGAAGATTTAGACCCGGAATTCTCGTCGGTAGTCAAAAAGGGAGACATACTGGTCGCTGGAGAGAATTTCGGATGCGGCAGCAGCCGGGAAAACGCTCCTCTTGCTATTAAAGGTACAGGTGTTTCGGCGGTTATTGCCAAGAGTTTCGCCAGAATATTTTACAGAAATGCGATCAACATAGGGCTTCCGATTTTCGAGTCGCCCGAGGCGGTTGACCGGATAAAGTCCGGAGATATGGTAAATATCGATTATGAAAGCGGAAAAGTTACGGTTGATGGCATAGATAAAGAATTTTCTTCCGCCCCATTTCCGGAGGTCATGCGGAATATAATAGAAGCAGGCGGGATGGTTAATTACATTAAAAATAAGACATAAAGGTTGACAAATAACAATATAGAGCGTTCAGATGTAGTGTTACTTGAAGGGGTGCGGACACCTTTCGGTTCATTTGGCGGCAGTCTTTCCGGTTTCAGTGCAACAGAGTTGGGAATCATAGCTGCGAAAGGAGCGATCAGTAAGTCGGGCTTACCCGCAGGAGATGTGGATTATGTTATTTTCGGAAATGCTATGCAGACCTCGGCTGACGCTATCTACCTTGCCCGTCACGTAGGTTTGGGGGCAGGTGTTCCACAATCGGCACCTGCTGTGACAATTAACCGGTTGTGCGGTTCCGGTTTTGAATCTATTATTCAAGCAGCCCGCACACTTATGCTCGGTGAATCGAACTTTGTTCTTGCCGGAGGCGCAGAATCGATGAGCATGGCTCCTCATTCATCGTGGGGTATGCGTTGGGGTACGCGATTAAAGGACGATAAGATGGTCGATCTTCTTTGGGCAGCGCTTTATGATCCTGTCGCAAAGCTTTCGATGGCGGAAACCGCTGAAAAACTTGCAGATGTCAAGAATATCAGTCGGAAAGAAGTAGACGAATACGCTCTTTTAAGTCAGGAGCGAACAGCCGAGGCGCAAAAAGAAGGCAGATTCAAGGAAGAGATAATCACAGTAAGAGACGAAAATGAAGATGAAATATTATCGGTTGATGAGCATCCACGCTCTGAAACAACCATTGATGCACTATCTAACTTAAAGCCTTACTTTAAAGAAAACGGTACGGTCACTGCTGGAAATGCATCCGGAATATCCGATGGAGCTGCCGCTCTGATAGTAACTACAGCAGACAACGCTGAAAAACGCGATCTTAAGCCTTTCGGGAAGCTTATCAGCTGGGGAATTGCCGGCTGTGATCCGACGATAATGGGAATCGGTCCTGTCCCCGCTTCGGAATTAGCGTTGAAGCGGGCTGAACTTACGCTTGATGATATCGATCTTGTTGAGATTAACGAAGCATTTTCGCCTCAATATCTTGCGGTAGAAAAAGAACTGGGATTGAAGAGGGAATTGACAAACGTTAACGGCGGAGCAATCGCGCTCGGTCATCCGCTCGCCGCGACCGGCACCCGGTTAACTATGACGATCTTGTACGAACTGCGAAGAAGAGGACTCAAGAGAGGATTGGCTTCCGCCTGTATAGGCGGCGGGCAGGGTGCGGCAGTGATAGTGGAAGCAGTCTGATAAAGTTTTTCGATTTTTTGATTTTGTGATGGAGAATGAATATGGCGATTAAAAATGTGGGTGTCGTAGGCTGCGGGTTGATGGGATCGGGAATAGCACAGATATCCGCACAATCCGGGTACGACGTGGTAGTCAGGGAAGTGAACCGGGAATTACTTGATAAGGGATTGGAGAAGATTAAAAAATTTCTCGAAAAAGGCGTCGAGAAAAAGAAATTAACAGAATCCGAGATGGAAGAAACATATTCAAGAATCACCGGTACAACGGAGATGAGTGATTTGAATGAATGCGATATAGTGATAGAAGCCGTAATAGAAAATATGGAATT
This window harbors:
- a CDS encoding 3-isopropylmalate dehydratase small subunit translates to MTQGKAHKYGDDNIDTDRIIPARHCITVDPMKLAEHCLEDLDPEFSSVVKKGDILVAGENFGCGSSRENAPLAIKGTGVSAVIAKSFARIFYRNAINIGLPIFESPEAVDRIKSGDMVNIDYESGKVTVDGIDKEFSSAPFPEVMRNIIEAGGMVNYIKNKT
- a CDS encoding thiolase family protein codes for the protein MLLEGVRTPFGSFGGSLSGFSATELGIIAAKGAISKSGLPAGDVDYVIFGNAMQTSADAIYLARHVGLGAGVPQSAPAVTINRLCGSGFESIIQAARTLMLGESNFVLAGGAESMSMAPHSSWGMRWGTRLKDDKMVDLLWAALYDPVAKLSMAETAEKLADVKNISRKEVDEYALLSQERTAEAQKEGRFKEEIITVRDENEDEILSVDEHPRSETTIDALSNLKPYFKENGTVTAGNASGISDGAAALIVTTADNAEKRDLKPFGKLISWGIAGCDPTIMGIGPVPASELALKRAELTLDDIDLVEINEAFSPQYLAVEKELGLKRELTNVNGGAIALGHPLAATGTRLTMTILYELRRRGLKRGLASACIGGGQGAAVIVEAV